A section of the Agromyces aurantiacus genome encodes:
- the ftsX gene encoding permease-like cell division protein FtsX, whose translation MRFGLVFAEAANGLRRNATMVISVVLVTFVSLTFVGTAALLQLQIAQMRGYWYDRAQVAVYLCTSVSTAAGCVDGEATPEQKDAVEAQLNSDTLDPFIDEYYFEDRDQAYANFQEQFAGTPAADYVTPDVLNETFWVNLTDPSQSDVIAESLAGMAGVEQVVDQRRYLDQIFNVLNAASYTAVAIAAIMLVAAALLIATTIRLSAFSRSKELGIMRLVGASNRFIQTPFVLEGVFAGLIGSLLAGGAVVAIVYFFVQGYLADALSFTFVDVGDALLVVPLLVGVGVLLAAVSAAIAIRRYLRV comes from the coding sequence GTGAGGTTCGGTCTCGTGTTCGCCGAAGCGGCCAACGGCCTGCGGCGCAACGCCACCATGGTCATCTCGGTCGTGCTGGTCACGTTCGTCTCGCTCACGTTCGTGGGCACGGCCGCGCTGCTGCAACTGCAGATCGCGCAGATGCGCGGCTACTGGTACGACCGCGCCCAAGTCGCCGTCTACCTCTGCACCTCGGTCTCGACGGCCGCCGGCTGCGTCGACGGCGAGGCGACGCCCGAGCAGAAGGACGCCGTCGAGGCGCAGCTGAACAGCGACACCCTCGACCCGTTCATCGACGAGTACTACTTCGAGGATCGCGACCAGGCGTATGCGAACTTCCAGGAGCAGTTCGCCGGCACGCCCGCAGCCGACTACGTCACGCCCGACGTGCTCAACGAGACGTTCTGGGTGAACCTCACCGACCCGTCGCAGTCCGACGTGATCGCCGAGAGCCTGGCCGGCATGGCGGGCGTCGAGCAGGTCGTCGATCAGCGGCGCTACCTCGACCAGATCTTCAACGTGCTGAACGCCGCGAGCTACACCGCCGTCGCGATCGCCGCGATCATGCTCGTCGCCGCCGCGCTGCTCATCGCGACGACCATCCGCCTGTCGGCGTTCTCGCGCAGCAAGGAGCTCGGCATCATGCGCTTGGTCGGCGCGTCGAACCGGTTCATCCAGACGCCGTTCGTCCTCGAGGGCGTGTTCGCGGGGCTCATCGGCTCGCTGCTCGCCGGCGGGGCGGTCGTCGCGATCGTGTACTTCTTCGTCCAGGGCTACCTCGCCGACGCGCTCTCGTTCACGTTCGTCGACGTGGGCGACGCGCTGCTCGTCGTGCCGCTGCTCGTGGGCGTGGGCGTGCTGCTCGCCGCGGTGTCGGCGGCGATCGCGATCCGCAGGTACCTGCGCGTCTGA
- the ftsE gene encoding cell division ATP-binding protein FtsE: MIRFDSVTMTYPGQGRPALDDVTVEILRGEFVFLVGASGSGKSSFLRLILKEERPSAGQIHVLGQDLRRISTRKVPYFRRNLGVVFQDFRLLPNKNVFDNVAFALRVIGKSRGFIQTAVPETLRLVGLDGKGKRMPHELSGGEQQRVAIARAIVNKPQILLADEPTGNLDPVTSAGIMTLLERINASGTTVVMATHEAGIVDQMQRRVIELSSGELVRDERSAGYAITSEAVAREVETTDAAAAPAAAAPAARAKAPARAGGGRKPAARTSAARTKAAAPPVAGEAGEPAAANAVATTAPVEPVAAPEPTSAETTAAAAAAAVAAARSTTGRGTGKSSRKKKAAPTDAVLHDAGEFDTTAREVPATGEDADAVVAALRDEESAPGTITSAAPKVTREVMRDAPPLYIEPEATDEVTDEAAAITAAATAPIERLPDDADEEALAAASDADAGGPPGRPAPAATPRKSANLTLAERLGLRSPAGPRPGDDDQEVGPVK; the protein is encoded by the coding sequence ATGATCCGCTTCGACTCCGTCACCATGACCTACCCCGGGCAGGGGCGGCCGGCCCTCGACGACGTCACGGTCGAGATCCTGCGCGGCGAGTTCGTGTTCCTCGTGGGCGCGTCGGGCTCGGGCAAGTCGAGCTTCCTCCGGCTGATCCTGAAGGAGGAGCGGCCCTCGGCGGGTCAGATCCACGTGCTCGGCCAGGACCTCCGGCGCATCTCGACGCGCAAGGTCCCGTACTTCCGGCGCAACCTCGGGGTCGTCTTCCAGGACTTCCGGCTGCTGCCGAACAAAAACGTCTTCGACAACGTCGCGTTCGCGCTGCGGGTCATCGGCAAGTCGCGCGGCTTCATCCAGACCGCGGTGCCCGAGACGCTCCGGCTCGTCGGCCTCGACGGCAAGGGCAAGCGGATGCCGCACGAGCTCTCGGGCGGCGAGCAGCAGCGCGTGGCGATCGCCCGCGCCATCGTCAACAAGCCGCAGATCCTGCTCGCCGACGAACCCACGGGCAACCTCGACCCCGTGACGAGCGCGGGCATCATGACCCTGCTCGAGCGCATCAACGCGAGCGGCACCACCGTCGTCATGGCCACGCACGAGGCCGGCATCGTCGACCAGATGCAGCGCCGCGTCATCGAGCTCTCCTCGGGTGAACTCGTGCGCGACGAGCGCAGCGCCGGCTACGCGATCACCTCCGAGGCGGTCGCGCGCGAGGTCGAGACGACGGATGCCGCGGCGGCACCGGCCGCGGCGGCGCCCGCCGCGCGCGCGAAGGCTCCGGCGCGCGCCGGCGGCGGACGCAAGCCCGCCGCGCGCACGAGCGCCGCGCGCACGAAAGCCGCCGCTCCTCCCGTCGCCGGCGAGGCCGGCGAGCCCGCCGCCGCCAATGCCGTCGCGACCACCGCGCCGGTCGAGCCGGTCGCCGCACCCGAGCCGACGTCCGCCGAGACGACCGCCGCCGCCGCGGCGGCCGCCGTGGCCGCCGCGCGGAGCACGACGGGTCGCGGCACCGGCAAGAGCAGCCGGAAGAAGAAGGCCGCACCGACCGACGCCGTCCTCCACGACGCCGGCGAGTTCGACACGACCGCGCGTGAGGTGCCCGCGACGGGCGAGGACGCCGACGCCGTCGTGGCCGCGCTCCGCGACGAGGAGTCCGCGCCCGGCACGATCACCTCTGCGGCGCCCAAGGTCACCCGCGAGGTCATGCGCGATGCGCCGCCGCTCTACATCGAGCCCGAGGCGACCGACGAGGTGACCGACGAGGCCGCAGCGATCACCGCCGCCGCGACCGCTCCGATCGAGCGGCTCCCCGACGACGCCGACGAGGAGGCGCTCGCCGCGGCATCCGACGCCGACGCCGGCGGCCCACCCGGCCGGCCGGCCCCGGCCGCCACGCCGAGGAAGTCGGCGAACCTGACCCTGGCCGAGCGCCTCGGACTGCGCAGTCCCGCCGGCCCGCGCCCCGGCGACGACGACCAGGAAGTGGGGCCGGTCAAGTGA
- a CDS encoding cupin domain-containing protein: MSDYQVLEMGGLDEWREHYGGFRPESSRDGRRVVDHELTMQFIGMTANAYEPGEEAGYWHTHSRVEELYVFLAGRGQMGLDDDVVDVGPGTVVRVGQGVWRTWRAVPDSPGQLRWLCIRAGGEELPRLPDDGRRDEDRPSPW, encoded by the coding sequence GTGAGCGACTACCAGGTGTTGGAGATGGGCGGCCTCGACGAGTGGCGCGAGCACTACGGCGGGTTCCGCCCGGAGAGCTCGCGCGACGGACGGCGGGTCGTCGACCACGAACTCACGATGCAGTTCATCGGCATGACCGCGAACGCCTACGAACCCGGCGAGGAGGCCGGGTACTGGCACACGCACTCGCGCGTGGAGGAACTGTACGTGTTCCTCGCCGGTCGCGGCCAGATGGGCCTCGACGACGACGTCGTCGACGTCGGTCCCGGCACCGTCGTGCGCGTGGGCCAGGGCGTCTGGCGCACCTGGCGGGCGGTGCCCGACAGCCCGGGCCAGCTCAGGTGGCTCTGCATCCGCGCGGGCGGCGAGGAACTGCCGCGCCTGCCCGACGACGGCCGACGCGACGAGGATCGCCCGTCGCCCTGGTGA
- a CDS encoding flavodoxin domain-containing protein, producing the protein MRVLVAYSSKYGSTRGIADRIGERLRLAGHEVDVERCDDVEYPEGFDAFVVGAATYMFNWRKEARRFVRHNHELLASRPTWLFASGPLGTSRIDKEGNDVLAGAQPRQFADYEEELHPRGTMVFFGALDIDGLRGSDRILSWMPENDALPEGDFRDWDAIDAWADAVAAELATQPA; encoded by the coding sequence ATGCGCGTGCTGGTCGCGTACTCGAGCAAGTACGGGTCGACGAGGGGGATCGCCGACCGCATCGGCGAGCGGCTCCGTCTCGCGGGCCACGAGGTCGACGTCGAGCGCTGCGATGACGTCGAGTACCCCGAGGGGTTCGACGCGTTCGTCGTGGGCGCCGCCACCTACATGTTCAACTGGCGCAAGGAGGCGCGTCGATTCGTGCGCCACAACCACGAGCTGCTCGCGAGCCGACCCACGTGGCTCTTCGCCAGTGGACCGCTCGGCACGTCGCGCATCGACAAGGAGGGCAACGACGTGCTCGCGGGCGCGCAGCCGCGGCAGTTCGCCGACTACGAGGAGGAGCTGCACCCGCGCGGCACGATGGTCTTCTTCGGGGCGCTCGACATCGACGGGCTCCGCGGATCCGATCGCATCCTCAGCTGGATGCCCGAGAACGACGCGCTGCCCGAGGGCGACTTCCGCGACTGGGATGCCATCGACGCGTGGGCCGACGCGGTGGCCGCCGAGCTCGCGACCCAGCCGGCCTGA
- a CDS encoding gamma-glutamyl-gamma-aminobutyrate hydrolase family protein, whose amino-acid sequence MTVPLVGVVADRKSASAGAWVDIPTDGLPHAYISALQEAGAAPIVFPSIDVHLSDPDRLLEIVDGLFLPGGRDIDAELYANEAHPSNDPPLRVRDELEIALVRGARERGMPIFGACRGMQVLNVALGGTLEQHLGDRLDLTPHRATVGEKTEHPVAIHDGTLLRRITHDAEFDISSHHHQAVERLGEGLVASASAPDGVIEAIETTDGSFCLGVQWHPEERLDPEGIVLIRAFVDAARAHARSQVRGAAAPAVARAS is encoded by the coding sequence ATGACCGTTCCCCTCGTCGGCGTCGTCGCCGATCGCAAGTCCGCGAGCGCCGGGGCGTGGGTCGACATCCCCACCGACGGACTCCCGCACGCCTACATCTCCGCCCTCCAGGAGGCGGGCGCCGCGCCGATCGTGTTCCCGAGCATCGACGTGCACCTGTCCGACCCGGATCGGCTGCTCGAGATCGTCGACGGGCTCTTCCTGCCGGGCGGGCGCGACATCGACGCCGAGCTCTACGCCAACGAGGCGCACCCCTCGAACGATCCGCCCCTGCGCGTGCGCGACGAGCTCGAGATCGCGCTCGTCCGCGGAGCGCGCGAGCGCGGCATGCCGATCTTCGGCGCGTGCCGCGGCATGCAGGTGCTCAACGTCGCGCTCGGCGGAACCCTCGAGCAGCACCTCGGCGACCGGCTCGACCTGACCCCGCACCGGGCGACGGTCGGCGAGAAGACCGAGCACCCCGTCGCCATCCACGACGGCACGCTGCTGCGGCGCATCACGCACGACGCCGAGTTCGACATCTCCTCGCACCACCACCAGGCGGTCGAACGGCTCGGCGAGGGGCTCGTCGCCTCGGCGAGCGCGCCCGACGGCGTGATCGAGGCCATCGAGACCACCGACGGTTCGTTCTGCCTCGGCGTGCAGTGGCACCCCGAGGAGCGGCTCGATCCCGAGGGGATCGTGCTCATCCGGGCGTTCGTCGACGCGGCGCGCGCGCACGCGCGGTCGCAGGTGCGGGGCGCGGCGGCACCGGCGGTCGCACGGGCGTCGTAG
- the prfB gene encoding peptide chain release factor 2, whose amino-acid sequence MLDLDLSQEIASLRTTFRDIRAVVDVHALEADIAKLSEQAGAPDLWDDPEQAQKVTSALSHRQSELNRITGIEQRLDDLEVLVELAQEADDEESAAEARAELASLEKTIGDLEVQTLLDGEWDARPAVITIRSGAGGVDAADFAEMLMRMYLRWAEKHGYTATVMDTSYAEEAGIKSATFEIDAPYAFGTLSVEAGTHRLVRMSPFGAAGKRQTSFAAVEVIPLMEEAQEVDIPDNDIRVDVFRSSGPGGQSVNTTDSAVRITHLPTGIVVSMQNEKSQIQNRAAAMRVLQSRLLLLQKEQEAAQKKELAGNITASWGDQMRSYVLAPYQMVKDLRNDYEEGNPSKVFDGELDGFIAAGIKWRKQKQQAGE is encoded by the coding sequence ATGTTGGATCTTGACCTCTCGCAGGAGATCGCCTCCCTGCGCACCACCTTCCGCGACATCCGCGCCGTCGTCGACGTCCACGCCCTCGAGGCCGACATCGCCAAGCTCAGCGAGCAGGCCGGTGCGCCCGACCTGTGGGACGACCCCGAGCAGGCCCAGAAGGTGACGAGCGCGCTCAGCCACCGCCAGTCCGAGCTCAACCGCATCACGGGCATCGAGCAGCGCCTCGACGACCTCGAGGTGCTCGTCGAGCTGGCTCAGGAGGCCGACGACGAGGAGTCCGCCGCCGAGGCGCGCGCCGAGCTCGCCTCGCTCGAGAAGACCATCGGCGACCTCGAGGTGCAGACCCTGCTCGACGGCGAATGGGATGCGCGGCCCGCCGTCATCACCATCCGTTCGGGCGCCGGCGGCGTCGACGCCGCCGACTTCGCCGAGATGCTCATGCGCATGTACCTGCGCTGGGCCGAGAAGCACGGCTACACCGCCACCGTCATGGACACCAGCTACGCCGAGGAGGCCGGCATCAAGTCGGCCACCTTCGAGATCGACGCGCCCTACGCGTTCGGCACCCTCTCGGTCGAGGCGGGCACCCACCGTCTCGTGCGCATGAGCCCCTTCGGCGCGGCCGGCAAGCGCCAGACGTCGTTCGCCGCGGTCGAGGTCATCCCGCTCATGGAGGAGGCGCAGGAGGTCGACATCCCCGACAACGACATCCGCGTCGACGTCTTCCGCTCGTCCGGCCCCGGCGGACAGTCGGTCAACACCACCGACTCGGCCGTGCGCATCACGCACCTCCCCACCGGCATCGTCGTCTCGATGCAGAACGAGAAGTCGCAGATCCAGAACCGCGCCGCCGCGATGAGGGTGCTCCAGTCGCGACTGCTCCTCCTCCAGAAGGAGCAGGAGGCCGCCCAGAAGAAGGAGCTCGCGGGCAACATCACCGCGAGCTGGGGCGACCAGATGCGGTCGTACGTGCTCGCGCCGTACCAGATGGTGAAGGACCTGCGGAACGACTACGAGGAGGGCAACCCGTCGAAGGTGTTCGACGGCGAGCTCGACGGGTTCATCGCCGCGGGCATCAAGTGGCGCAAGCAGAAGCAGCAGGCGGGCGAGTAG
- a CDS encoding MFS transporter yields MTADAARPFSWRSVILPAYLPTLLFSVGEGAMIPVIPVVATERGASLALAGLIAAMLMVGQLLGDLPAGWLVARIGERTAMIGASAVASAGTLLALLVPTERALGVGVFLLGLATAVFGLARHAFLTSHVPARVRARALSTLAGVFRAGWAVGPFTAAAIIAWTGSAAAVFWVLVISCAAVVVVLLVLPDPETAFGGADRPQPNPAHGVRHAIVTYREVLARIGTGVGILTALRASRTVILPLWAVSIGMRPDAAALVIGIAATIDFALFYVSGHVMDRHGRLWSAIPGLVGLSIGHLVLAFTHDLPTAVAWFTGVAILLGVANGLSSGVVLTVGADLAPKEHPAPFLGAYRTLADAGQAAAPLAIAAVTSALSIMAASAAMGVVGLAGAAMLWRWIPRYVPRRPRHPEPDEGERDEGWTPASDT; encoded by the coding sequence ATGACCGCTGATGCCGCGCGCCCGTTCTCGTGGCGTTCGGTGATCCTTCCCGCCTACCTGCCGACGCTGCTGTTCTCGGTCGGCGAGGGCGCGATGATCCCCGTGATCCCGGTCGTCGCCACCGAGCGGGGCGCGTCGCTGGCGCTGGCCGGCCTCATCGCGGCGATGCTCATGGTGGGCCAGCTGCTCGGCGACCTGCCCGCCGGATGGCTCGTGGCGAGGATCGGCGAGCGGACGGCGATGATCGGCGCGTCGGCCGTGGCGTCGGCCGGCACGCTGCTCGCGCTGCTGGTGCCGACGGAGCGGGCGCTCGGGGTCGGCGTGTTCCTGCTCGGCCTCGCGACCGCGGTGTTCGGGCTCGCGCGGCACGCGTTCCTGACGAGCCACGTGCCGGCGCGCGTGCGGGCGCGGGCGCTCTCGACGCTCGCGGGCGTGTTCCGCGCCGGCTGGGCGGTGGGTCCGTTCACGGCCGCCGCGATCATCGCCTGGACGGGGTCGGCGGCGGCGGTGTTCTGGGTGCTCGTCATCTCGTGCGCCGCGGTCGTCGTGGTGCTGCTCGTGCTGCCCGATCCCGAGACGGCGTTCGGCGGCGCCGACCGGCCGCAGCCGAACCCGGCGCACGGCGTGCGGCACGCGATCGTCACCTATCGCGAGGTGCTCGCGCGCATCGGCACCGGCGTCGGCATCCTCACGGCGCTGCGCGCGAGCCGCACGGTGATCCTGCCGCTGTGGGCGGTCTCGATCGGCATGCGCCCGGATGCCGCGGCGCTCGTCATCGGCATCGCCGCGACGATCGACTTCGCGCTCTTCTACGTCAGCGGCCACGTCATGGACCGGCACGGCCGGCTCTGGAGCGCCATCCCCGGACTGGTCGGGCTCTCCATCGGGCACCTCGTGCTCGCGTTCACGCACGACCTGCCCACCGCGGTGGCCTGGTTCACCGGCGTGGCCATCCTGCTGGGCGTCGCGAACGGCCTCTCGAGCGGCGTCGTGCTCACGGTCGGCGCCGACCTTGCGCCGAAGGAGCATCCCGCCCCCTTCCTCGGTGCGTACCGCACGCTCGCCGACGCCGGGCAGGCCGCCGCGCCGCTCGCGATCGCCGCCGTCACGTCGGCGCTGTCGATCATGGCGGCGAGCGCGGCGATGGGTGTGGTCGGGCTCGCGGGTGCGGCGATGCTCTGGCGGTGGATCCCCCGATACGTGCCGCGGCGGCCGCGGCATCCGGAACCCGACGAGGGCGAGCGCGACGAGGGCTGGACGCCCGCGTCCGACACCTGA
- a CDS encoding M14 family metallopeptidase, with the protein MVDTRSIPRRLAVGVAALALAFSALSPIAANAVDDDTGALDMYTADVSAEQAAEISAAGFEAVATRATEDGVSVDLVLTEAEAKGLADHGVDVKVKKNKDGKSARQLAAEQAESGYTVWRSWDEQGGIRDELYEVAKKNPSIVKLEVLGHTAQGREIIAVKLTQAAKPTRDGSRPAVVYSSTQHAREWISTEVNRRLMHYYIDGWKAGDQEVKRLLKNNELWFLLVANPDGYQYTFDHERLWRKNLRDNDGDGQITRADGVDPNRNYPEHFGYDEEGSSAQISSDTYRGPAAASEPETQAMISLLDRSAAEFQVNYHSFGQWLLYAEGWQTGTPTADDPIYYALSGNRDNPAIPDFEPGLSSDVLYVTNGETTDYAHVQNGTLAWTPELGEGSDGGGFVFPDDEAQVQAEFERALPFALDVAKSAANPADPVSHLGLETKPFYLKSDDTYKYGLPLANFTFDYSYGDPQEVRVTALRSLGDVTLKYSINGGEPMSASTEEWTGGDRYGGKTSVYYRVMSGFVTGTSPGDSVEVWFEGGGETSDSFTYEAVAETEHSVLIMSAEDYTGASPVQAGGPNYLAYYQDALAANGVSYDVYDVDARGRVAPDALGVLSHYEGVIWYTGDDIVTREPGWGGGNASRLAMDEILEVRDFLNEGGKVLYTGKYAGSQYTPNVGTQFYDPTEANEECRASEDVLVRCRALGGSGDGTNDMLQYWLGAYLAVDDAGTTDEGDILDALGVGEPLDGLAWGFNGADSAQNQTHSNSFITTSGILNPDDYPQFESWVAGRWDRAGGPYAPHTGDDYAYSQIGDVSYKRLMRTIDVPAGGATMSFWTSYDTEANWDFLAVEAHTPGEDDWTTLPDANSHTTQNTGDSCPAGWNELHPQLDFYQTFVDDSTCDPTGSGDGEWNAATGNSGGWQQWTVDLSAYAGGQVELSIAYISDWATQGLGVFVDDIEVSTGEGSTSFESGDTGGWVVAGPPPGSAPNPNDFIITTAAGFPEAAVVATPHSLLSGFGFEGISGSAARNAWMGRVLDHLLD; encoded by the coding sequence ATGGTCGATACTCGTTCCATCCCCCGTCGTCTCGCCGTCGGCGTCGCCGCGCTCGCACTCGCGTTCTCGGCGCTGAGTCCGATCGCCGCCAACGCCGTCGACGACGACACCGGCGCGCTCGACATGTACACGGCCGACGTGAGCGCCGAGCAGGCGGCCGAGATCTCCGCGGCCGGATTCGAGGCCGTCGCGACCCGCGCGACCGAGGACGGCGTGAGCGTCGACCTCGTGCTCACCGAGGCCGAGGCGAAGGGCCTCGCCGACCACGGCGTCGACGTGAAGGTCAAGAAGAACAAGGACGGCAAGTCGGCGCGGCAGCTCGCGGCCGAGCAGGCCGAGTCGGGCTACACCGTCTGGCGCTCATGGGACGAGCAGGGCGGCATCCGCGACGAGCTCTACGAGGTGGCGAAGAAGAACCCGTCGATCGTGAAGCTCGAGGTGCTCGGCCACACCGCCCAGGGCCGGGAGATCATCGCGGTCAAGCTGACGCAGGCTGCGAAGCCGACACGGGATGGCAGCCGGCCGGCGGTCGTCTACAGCTCGACCCAGCATGCGCGCGAGTGGATCTCGACCGAGGTCAACCGCCGCCTCATGCACTACTACATCGACGGCTGGAAGGCGGGCGACCAGGAGGTCAAGCGGCTGCTGAAGAACAACGAGCTGTGGTTCCTGCTCGTCGCGAACCCCGACGGCTACCAGTACACGTTCGACCACGAGCGGCTGTGGCGGAAGAACCTGCGCGACAACGACGGCGACGGGCAGATCACCCGGGCCGACGGCGTGGACCCGAACCGCAACTACCCGGAGCACTTCGGGTACGACGAGGAGGGCTCGTCGGCGCAGATCTCGAGCGACACCTACCGCGGCCCGGCGGCCGCCTCGGAGCCCGAGACGCAGGCGATGATCTCGCTGCTCGACCGGTCGGCAGCCGAGTTCCAGGTCAACTACCACTCCTTCGGGCAGTGGCTGCTCTACGCCGAGGGATGGCAGACGGGCACGCCGACCGCCGACGACCCGATCTACTACGCCCTGTCGGGCAACCGCGACAACCCCGCGATCCCCGACTTCGAGCCGGGCCTCTCGTCCGACGTGCTGTACGTGACCAACGGTGAGACGACCGACTACGCGCACGTGCAGAACGGCACGCTGGCATGGACGCCCGAGCTCGGCGAGGGGTCGGACGGCGGCGGGTTCGTCTTCCCCGACGACGAGGCGCAGGTGCAGGCCGAGTTCGAGCGCGCGCTGCCCTTCGCGCTCGACGTCGCGAAGTCGGCGGCGAACCCGGCCGACCCCGTGTCGCACCTCGGGCTCGAGACGAAGCCGTTCTACCTGAAGAGCGACGACACCTACAAGTACGGGCTGCCGCTGGCGAACTTCACGTTCGACTACTCCTACGGCGACCCGCAGGAGGTGCGCGTGACGGCGCTCCGCAGCCTCGGCGACGTCACGCTGAAGTACTCGATCAACGGCGGCGAGCCGATGAGCGCGTCGACCGAGGAGTGGACGGGCGGTGACCGCTATGGCGGGAAGACGTCCGTGTACTACCGCGTCATGAGCGGGTTCGTCACGGGCACGAGTCCGGGCGACAGCGTCGAGGTCTGGTTCGAGGGCGGCGGCGAGACGAGCGACTCGTTCACGTACGAGGCGGTCGCGGAGACCGAGCACAGCGTGCTGATCATGTCGGCCGAGGACTACACGGGCGCCTCGCCAGTGCAGGCCGGCGGACCCAACTACCTCGCCTACTACCAGGACGCGCTCGCCGCGAACGGCGTGAGCTACGACGTGTACGACGTCGACGCCCGCGGTCGCGTGGCGCCCGACGCGCTCGGCGTGCTCTCGCACTACGAGGGCGTCATCTGGTACACCGGCGACGACATCGTGACGCGGGAGCCCGGATGGGGCGGCGGCAACGCCTCGCGCCTGGCGATGGACGAGATCCTCGAGGTGCGCGACTTCCTCAACGAGGGCGGCAAGGTGCTCTACACGGGCAAGTACGCCGGCAGCCAGTACACCCCGAACGTCGGGACCCAGTTCTACGACCCGACCGAGGCGAACGAGGAGTGCCGCGCCAGCGAGGACGTCCTCGTGCGGTGTCGTGCGCTCGGCGGTTCCGGTGACGGCACGAACGACATGCTGCAGTACTGGCTCGGCGCGTATCTCGCCGTGGACGACGCCGGCACCACCGACGAGGGGGACATCCTCGACGCGCTCGGCGTGGGCGAGCCGCTGGACGGCCTCGCGTGGGGCTTCAACGGTGCCGACAGCGCCCAGAACCAGACGCACTCGAACTCGTTCATCACGACGAGCGGCATCCTGAACCCCGACGACTACCCGCAGTTCGAGAGCTGGGTCGCCGGGCGCTGGGACCGCGCGGGCGGCCCGTACGCGCCGCACACCGGTGACGACTACGCGTACTCGCAGATCGGCGACGTGTCGTACAAGCGACTCATGCGCACGATCGACGTGCCGGCGGGCGGGGCGACGATGTCGTTCTGGACCTCGTACGACACCGAGGCGAACTGGGACTTCCTCGCCGTCGAGGCCCATACCCCGGGCGAGGACGACTGGACGACCCTGCCCGACGCGAACTCGCACACCACCCAGAACACGGGCGACAGCTGCCCGGCCGGATGGAACGAGCTGCACCCGCAACTCGACTTCTACCAGACGTTCGTCGACGACTCCACGTGCGACCCCACCGGCAGCGGTGACGGCGAGTGGAACGCCGCGACGGGCAACTCGGGCGGCTGGCAGCAGTGGACCGTGGATCTCTCGGCCTACGCCGGCGGCCAGGTCGAGCTGTCCATCGCGTACATCAGCGACTGGGCCACGCAGGGCCTCGGCGTGTTCGTCGACGACATCGAGGTGTCGACCGGCGAGGGCTCGACCTCGTTCGAGTCGGGCGACACGGGCGGATGGGTCGTCGCCGGCCCGCCGCCGGGGAGCGCACCGAACCCGAACGACTTCATCATCACGACGGCGGCCGGGTTCCCGGAGGCGGCGGTGGTGGCGACGCCGCACTCGCTGCTGAGCGGCTTCGGGTTCGAGGGCATCTCGGGCTCCGCGGCTCGAAACGCCTGGATGGGACGCGTGCTCGACCACCTGCTCGACTGA